Proteins from one Desulfomonile tiedjei genomic window:
- a CDS encoding 2-dehydropantoate 2-reductase, whose product MRIAVVGAGALGSVIGGLLHEAGLDPVFIERDRDEVRLVKEQGLRLEGVSGDRYIRPRIVAEASEAGAIDLALVLVKSYDTAASVETLKQILAPDGLVLTLQNGIGNYETLNQAFPGQVLLGTTTMGAMTLGPGRFRHTGLGQTHFGEADGRVRERTSAVGAILEKMNGGPVHVVDNAVGCVWSKLIINAAINAPATLLRVRNGDLPASPAGRQLIHKIVEECLTIVRAKKINLIFQDPEATVIAVCEGTAGNVNSMFQDIRAGRRTEIDFINGALAKEAKTLGISVPVNRALSLLIKALEATSSKRVPDQAD is encoded by the coding sequence TTGAGGATCGCTGTGGTTGGCGCAGGGGCCTTGGGCTCCGTTATTGGCGGTTTGCTGCACGAAGCGGGACTGGACCCCGTGTTTATAGAACGGGACAGGGATGAAGTTCGCCTGGTGAAGGAACAGGGGCTCCGGCTGGAAGGCGTGTCAGGGGATAGATACATCAGGCCGCGCATCGTGGCGGAGGCGTCGGAAGCGGGCGCCATCGACCTGGCCCTGGTGCTGGTAAAATCCTACGACACCGCGGCGTCAGTTGAAACCCTGAAGCAGATCCTGGCTCCTGACGGCCTCGTCCTTACGCTTCAGAACGGAATCGGGAACTACGAAACACTCAACCAGGCTTTCCCGGGTCAGGTGCTTCTGGGCACAACTACCATGGGCGCCATGACTTTGGGTCCGGGCCGGTTTCGGCATACCGGCCTCGGCCAAACCCATTTCGGGGAAGCCGACGGAAGAGTCCGAGAACGGACCAGCGCGGTCGGCGCTATTCTCGAGAAGATGAACGGCGGACCTGTGCATGTCGTGGACAACGCGGTGGGATGCGTCTGGTCGAAACTGATCATCAACGCTGCGATTAATGCACCCGCCACGCTGCTCAGGGTGCGAAACGGCGATCTGCCGGCAAGCCCCGCGGGCAGACAACTGATTCACAAAATCGTCGAGGAGTGTTTGACGATAGTGAGGGCCAAGAAGATAAACCTGATCTTCCAGGACCCTGAAGCCACAGTGATCGCGGTCTGCGAAGGCACCGCGGGGAATGTCAATTCGATGTTTCAGGATATTCGTGCGGGCCGGCGGACGGAAATAGACTTCATAAATGGGGCGCTTGCAAAAGAGGCGAAGACCTTAGGGATTTCAGTCCCGGTGAACCGAGCGCTGTCCCTCCTCATCAAAGCATTGGAAGCAACCTCCTCCAAGAGGGTACCCGATCAGGCCGATTGA
- the nrdD gene encoding anaerobic ribonucleoside-triphosphate reductase — protein MASVTEISDYRKDAPRHMETTEMALFVRTSSEAMDDWDRSRIVDALLRETFIDEGTAEDVSLEIENDIKRSGIKVITAPLIREMVNAKLLERGLEEHRRLHTRLGVPLYDVDQLITRPNKENANVPHGPEATNLTLAENIKKEYALLNVFDQNVGDAHMRGDVHLHDLGFIDRPYCSGQSLEYIKKFGLNLPNSLAMAKPAKHPEVLLAHMVKFAAALQSHFAGAIGWDAVNLFFAPYLRGLPEKDVRQLAQMLIFEFSQQAVARGGQAIFTDINLYWEVPKHFENVPAIGPGGTFTGLTYSDYLPEAQKFVWTLFDIYREGDGAGRPFFFPKPLIHITEKFFKTPGHEEFLHHICDIASEKGNTYFVFDRGETAKISECCRLSFKLEKSDLDDAVQPWKMRYSAMQNVTINLPRIAYEAKGDDSRLFALLTERISLAAQAHIQKKDFIQRLLALGDTGPLALLTMDRDGEPYLRMHRVTYLVGMVGLNEMVQYHTGEELHASDDAVKFGLRVIAHMNLVCARLAEKHSMRFVLEQTPAESTAYRFAKLDMRLYPEAQKVVKGNLSLDEIYYTNSTLFNVGSAVDPIERVKREGLFHPLIEAGSLTHVWLGESRPSAESMANFVIKTFRMTQNDQVAFSPELTTCVACGRTTRGLHDLCVYCNSDQVEQITRITGYFTKVSSWNKGKRGELRDRHRNQSLDMD, from the coding sequence ATGGCTAGCGTAACAGAAATTAGCGATTACAGAAAAGATGCGCCTCGTCACATGGAGACGACGGAAATGGCCCTGTTCGTAAGGACATCGAGCGAGGCCATGGATGACTGGGATCGAAGCAGAATCGTGGATGCGCTTCTGCGTGAGACCTTCATCGATGAAGGAACCGCCGAGGACGTCAGTCTGGAAATCGAGAACGACATTAAGAGGAGTGGAATTAAGGTCATAACCGCCCCTCTCATCAGAGAAATGGTCAACGCAAAACTTCTGGAGAGGGGGCTGGAAGAGCACAGGCGATTGCATACCCGCCTCGGGGTGCCGCTCTATGACGTGGACCAACTTATCACCCGCCCCAACAAAGAAAACGCCAACGTGCCTCACGGGCCGGAGGCCACGAACCTGACGCTCGCAGAGAACATCAAGAAAGAATACGCGCTTCTCAACGTCTTCGATCAGAACGTTGGTGACGCACACATGAGGGGCGACGTTCACCTGCATGACCTGGGTTTTATCGACCGGCCGTATTGTTCGGGGCAGTCGCTGGAGTATATCAAGAAGTTCGGGCTCAACCTTCCCAATTCCCTTGCCATGGCAAAACCTGCCAAGCATCCGGAAGTTCTTTTGGCTCACATGGTGAAGTTCGCAGCTGCCCTTCAGAGCCACTTCGCCGGCGCCATAGGATGGGACGCGGTGAATCTCTTCTTCGCTCCTTACCTTCGGGGCCTTCCTGAGAAAGATGTGCGGCAGTTGGCCCAAATGCTCATCTTTGAATTTTCTCAGCAGGCGGTTGCTCGGGGAGGCCAGGCAATTTTCACCGATATCAACCTGTACTGGGAAGTGCCCAAGCATTTTGAGAATGTTCCTGCTATCGGCCCGGGTGGGACCTTCACGGGACTGACTTACTCAGACTATCTGCCTGAGGCCCAAAAATTCGTTTGGACGCTTTTCGACATCTACCGAGAGGGCGACGGCGCGGGACGGCCGTTCTTCTTCCCCAAGCCGCTGATACACATCACGGAGAAGTTTTTCAAAACACCCGGCCACGAAGAGTTCTTGCATCACATATGTGATATAGCCTCGGAAAAGGGCAACACCTATTTTGTCTTTGATCGTGGTGAGACAGCTAAGATATCCGAGTGTTGCCGCCTGTCGTTCAAACTGGAAAAGAGCGACCTGGACGATGCCGTCCAGCCTTGGAAGATGCGATATTCTGCCATGCAGAACGTGACCATAAATCTGCCTCGTATCGCGTATGAGGCCAAGGGAGACGATTCAAGGCTCTTCGCTCTCCTGACGGAGAGGATTTCGCTGGCCGCGCAGGCTCACATTCAGAAGAAGGACTTCATTCAGCGGCTACTGGCGCTGGGTGACACAGGCCCGCTCGCACTGCTGACCATGGACCGCGATGGAGAGCCTTACCTTCGTATGCACAGAGTCACTTACCTGGTCGGCATGGTGGGCCTCAACGAAATGGTCCAATACCATACCGGCGAAGAACTCCACGCGAGCGACGACGCGGTCAAGTTCGGCTTGAGGGTGATCGCTCACATGAATCTGGTCTGTGCCCGTCTGGCCGAGAAGCACAGCATGCGCTTTGTCCTGGAACAGACGCCCGCGGAGAGCACGGCGTACCGATTTGCCAAGCTGGACATGAGGCTCTACCCCGAGGCTCAGAAAGTGGTCAAGGGCAACTTGAGCCTTGACGAAATCTACTACACCAACTCCACGCTATTTAATGTAGGGTCGGCGGTAGATCCTATCGAGCGTGTGAAACGGGAAGGGCTTTTCCACCCGTTGATCGAAGCCGGGTCACTGACTCATGTCTGGCTTGGCGAGAGCCGTCCCAGCGCGGAGTCCATGGCAAACTTCGTCATCAAGACGTTCAGGATGACTCAAAACGATCAGGTTGCGTTTTCCCCTGAGCTTACCACCTGCGTGGCTTGTGGGCGAACCACCCGTGGGCTGCACGACCTGTGCGTGTACTGTAACTCTGACCAGGTGGAGCAGATCACCAGAATTACAGGCTACTTTACTAAGGTTTCGAGCTGGAATAAGGGCAAAAGAGGTGAGCTGCGAGACAGGCATAGGAATCAGAGCCTGGATATGGATTAG